Proteins from a genomic interval of Gordonia sp. SL306:
- a CDS encoding HAD family hydrolase, translating to MSTPKAVLFDFSGTLFRFEARDDWFDDLHDEDGNPLHLDAQAVLIRRMTQPVGLPTVIEDDDRIAWEQRDLDPQQHRRAYLAMLRASGLTAPGHAEQLYARVLDPHSWQIFPDTEAVLRGLRAAGIPVGVVSNIAFDLRAVLALHGVADLVDEYALSYEVGAIKPNPRIFHAALDPLGVAPYDALMVGDSEEADGGARHLGCAFELVQDAPAAERPSALIDAVTHHGVVLPN from the coding sequence GTGAGCACTCCGAAAGCGGTCCTGTTCGACTTCTCGGGCACCCTTTTCCGGTTCGAGGCACGTGACGATTGGTTCGACGACCTGCACGACGAGGACGGCAACCCGCTGCACCTCGATGCCCAGGCGGTCCTGATCCGACGGATGACCCAACCCGTCGGTTTGCCGACGGTGATCGAGGATGACGACCGGATTGCCTGGGAGCAAAGGGATCTCGACCCGCAGCAGCATCGGCGCGCATATCTGGCGATGCTGCGCGCGTCGGGGCTGACGGCGCCGGGCCACGCCGAGCAGCTCTACGCCAGGGTCCTCGACCCGCATTCGTGGCAGATCTTCCCGGACACCGAAGCGGTGCTGCGTGGTCTGCGCGCTGCCGGCATCCCCGTCGGCGTCGTCAGCAACATCGCCTTCGATCTGCGCGCCGTGCTCGCGCTGCACGGTGTCGCCGACCTCGTCGACGAGTACGCCCTGTCCTATGAGGTGGGTGCCATCAAACCCAACCCGCGGATCTTCCATGCGGCACTCGACCCGCTCGGCGTCGCGCCCTATGACGCGCTGATGGTGGGGGACAGCGAGGAGGCCGACGGCGGTGCTCGCCACCTCGGCTGTGCATTCGAACTGGTCCAGGACGCTCCGGCAGCCGAACGCCCGTCGGCGCTCATCGATGCCGTGACGCACCACGGCGTGGTTCTCCCGAACTGA
- a CDS encoding alpha/beta hydrolase, whose translation MAPLSRRGPYRVLRGDLGIVGMRGQVFAPESGHRVPAIAVGHTWMADSRRYRDLLYHFASWGFVTVAPDDNTGFFASDVGLAADLRSALAVVSRVPLGSGAVTVDPDRIGLVGHGFGAAAAVMAAADQPILGQPAPAVAGVAALFPAPTTSMLLPAAGLVTAPGLIVAGAGELNTLEANALPLAQAYAGDVALRTVPKGNARDLLERRTVKSLIGMNGSDRAVHGLVRAACTGFLLHTVAGDAEYRAFSDADSSLGKLGVIDLDDPPVQPVDPVSHLLGVKPRKRRTRKS comes from the coding sequence ATGGCGCCGTTGTCGCGTCGCGGGCCTTACCGCGTCCTGCGCGGCGATCTCGGGATCGTCGGCATGCGCGGGCAGGTGTTCGCCCCGGAGTCGGGGCACAGGGTGCCCGCGATCGCCGTCGGACACACCTGGATGGCCGACAGTCGCAGGTACCGGGATCTCCTCTATCACTTCGCATCCTGGGGTTTCGTGACCGTCGCGCCGGACGACAACACCGGCTTCTTCGCCTCCGATGTCGGCTTGGCGGCCGACCTGCGGTCGGCCCTCGCGGTCGTCTCGCGAGTCCCCCTCGGATCCGGTGCGGTGACCGTCGATCCGGACCGGATCGGACTCGTGGGCCATGGTTTCGGCGCCGCTGCCGCCGTCATGGCGGCCGCGGATCAACCGATCCTGGGGCAGCCGGCACCCGCGGTGGCGGGCGTCGCCGCACTGTTCCCGGCACCGACGACGTCGATGTTGTTGCCGGCCGCGGGCCTGGTCACCGCGCCCGGACTGATCGTGGCGGGCGCCGGTGAACTCAACACACTGGAGGCCAACGCACTGCCCCTGGCACAGGCCTACGCGGGCGATGTGGCGTTGCGCACTGTTCCGAAGGGGAACGCGCGGGATCTGCTGGAACGTCGGACGGTCAAGTCGCTGATCGGGATGAACGGATCCGACCGTGCCGTCCACGGCCTCGTTCGCGCAGCATGTACGGGATTCCTGCTGCACACCGTGGCCGGCGACGCCGAGTACCGGGCGTTCTCCGACGCGGATTCCAGCCTGGGCAAACTGGGTGTGATCGATCTGGACGACCCACCCGTGCAGCCGGTGGATCCGGTGTCACACCTGCTCGGGGTCAAACCGCGCAAGCGGCGCACCCGGAAGAGCTGA
- the glmS gene encoding glutamine--fructose-6-phosphate transaminase (isomerizing), giving the protein MCGIVGYVGRRDALDIVVEALRRMEYRGYDSAGVAILDGHGNTVVEKKAGRLENLDKQIATVGPDNLVGSTGMGHTRWATHGQPTDRNAHPHLSSDGKIAVVHNGIIENYAVLRAELEDAGIEFLSDTDTETAVHLLESYYANGPTAGDFVSSAYAALRRLEGAFTLVFTHSDHPDTIVAARRSTPLVVGVGDGEMFVSSDVTAFIEHTRNAVELGQDEVVVITADYYRISDFDGDPRAGKPFHINWDLAAAEKGGYDFFMLKEIAEQPAALADTLLGHLEGGRIVLDEQRLTDDDLRDVDKVFVVACGTAYHAGLLAKYAIEHWTRLPVEVELASEFRYRDPVLDRSTLVVAISQSGETADTLEAVRHAKDQKARVLAICNTNGAQIPRESDAVLYTHAGPEIGVASTKCFLAQIVAAYLVGLALAQARGTKYADEVAREFAALELMSKAVEEVLTTMEPVQDLARSLAHHNTVLFIGRHVGYPVALEGALKLKELAYMHAEGFAAGELKHGPIALIEDGLPVIIVMPSADGRALLHSKMVSNIREIQARGARTIVIAEQDDLSAASVADHLIPIPKTPTLLQPLVSTIPLQVFAATVAQTRGYDVDKPRNLAKSVTVE; this is encoded by the coding sequence ATGTGTGGAATCGTCGGATACGTCGGTCGGCGCGATGCGCTGGACATCGTGGTCGAGGCACTTCGGCGGATGGAATACCGCGGATATGACTCGGCCGGGGTGGCCATTCTCGACGGGCACGGCAACACCGTGGTCGAGAAGAAGGCCGGTCGGCTCGAGAACCTCGACAAGCAGATCGCCACGGTCGGCCCGGACAACCTGGTGGGCAGCACCGGGATGGGGCACACCCGCTGGGCGACGCACGGCCAGCCCACTGATCGCAATGCGCATCCACATCTGAGCAGCGATGGCAAGATCGCCGTGGTCCACAACGGCATCATCGAGAACTACGCCGTGCTGCGGGCCGAACTCGAGGATGCCGGGATCGAGTTCCTCTCCGACACCGACACCGAGACGGCGGTGCACCTGCTCGAGAGTTACTACGCGAACGGCCCCACCGCCGGGGACTTCGTCTCCAGTGCCTACGCCGCGCTTCGTCGCCTCGAAGGCGCCTTCACCCTGGTCTTCACGCACTCCGATCACCCCGACACCATCGTGGCCGCACGCCGATCCACACCGCTGGTGGTGGGTGTCGGTGACGGCGAGATGTTCGTGAGTTCGGATGTGACCGCGTTCATCGAGCACACCCGAAATGCGGTCGAGCTCGGGCAGGACGAGGTCGTGGTGATCACCGCCGACTACTACCGGATCTCCGATTTCGACGGAGACCCGCGCGCGGGCAAGCCTTTTCACATCAACTGGGACCTCGCCGCGGCCGAGAAGGGCGGCTACGACTTCTTCATGCTGAAGGAGATCGCCGAGCAGCCCGCCGCGCTCGCCGACACCCTCCTCGGCCACCTCGAGGGCGGACGCATCGTCCTCGACGAACAACGTCTCACCGACGACGACCTCCGCGACGTCGACAAGGTGTTCGTCGTCGCCTGCGGCACCGCGTATCACGCCGGGTTGCTTGCCAAATACGCCATCGAGCACTGGACGCGGCTCCCGGTGGAGGTCGAGCTCGCGAGCGAGTTCCGCTACCGCGACCCGGTGCTGGACCGTTCGACGCTGGTCGTCGCGATCTCGCAGTCCGGGGAGACCGCCGACACGCTGGAAGCGGTCCGCCACGCCAAGGACCAGAAGGCCCGGGTGCTGGCCATCTGCAACACCAACGGCGCGCAGATCCCACGGGAGTCCGACGCCGTGCTCTACACCCACGCGGGTCCCGAGATCGGCGTCGCATCGACGAAGTGTTTTCTCGCGCAGATCGTCGCGGCCTATCTGGTCGGTCTCGCCCTCGCCCAGGCCCGTGGCACCAAGTACGCCGACGAGGTCGCGCGCGAGTTCGCCGCGCTGGAGCTGATGTCGAAGGCCGTCGAGGAAGTCCTCACGACCATGGAGCCGGTCCAGGATCTGGCACGGTCACTCGCGCACCACAACACGGTTCTCTTCATCGGCAGGCACGTCGGATATCCGGTGGCGCTCGAGGGGGCCCTCAAACTCAAGGAACTCGCCTACATGCATGCGGAGGGATTCGCGGCGGGCGAACTGAAGCACGGTCCGATCGCCCTGATCGAAGACGGCCTGCCGGTGATCATCGTGATGCCGTCTGCGGACGGCCGGGCGCTGCTGCATTCCAAGATGGTGAGCAACATCCGGGAGATCCAGGCGCGCGGAGCTCGCACGATCGTGATCGCCGAGCAAGACGACCTGTCGGCCGCGAGCGTCGCCGACCACCTGATCCCCATCCCGAAGACACCGACTCTCCTGCAGCCGCTGGTGTCGACCATCCCTCTGCAGGTCTTCGCCGCCACCGTCGCGCAGACGCGTGGCTACGACGTGGACAAGCCGCGGAACCTGGCCAAGTCGGTCACCGTCGAGTAG
- a CDS encoding NAD(P)H-hydrate dehydratase: MPTRYLTADAVRQAEQATGDLLTGGTLMRRASSSVAQVVISELRATGGCYGRRVGGVIGAGDNGGDALYALAVLAHRGVACTAVLLDPDRAHPGGLAAFCRAGGRIAETLPSGLDLVIDGVVGIGGRGPLRAAAAAQFARLERADIGGPAIVAVDLPSGVDADTGEVHDPAVQATITVTFGAPRNAHLLAAPQCGRVEVIEIGIDGPGPSDGPAPRLAALADDDVARLWPVPGPRDDKYSQGVVGVIAGSARYPGAAILATGAAVSATSGMTRYVGTAADEVVSHFPEVVAARSLDDAGRVQAWVVGPGMGTDDDALDLLRTVLATDLPVLVDADGLTLVAAHPELVADRPAPTLLTPHAGEYARLAGDDVGADRLQAAADLAEKWQVTVLLKGRITLVADPSGDVFGNDAGSSWAATAGAGDVLSGIAGALMASGLTPSLAGAAAARVHGHAADLAARGAPIGASALLGAVRSAVRAIR; this comes from the coding sequence ATGCCGACCCGCTACCTCACCGCCGACGCCGTCCGGCAGGCGGAACAGGCGACCGGGGATCTGCTGACCGGCGGCACACTCATGCGGCGCGCCTCGTCCAGCGTGGCGCAGGTGGTGATCAGCGAACTCCGGGCGACGGGCGGCTGTTACGGACGTCGCGTCGGAGGAGTGATCGGGGCGGGTGACAACGGCGGCGACGCGCTCTATGCGCTGGCAGTGCTCGCGCACCGCGGTGTGGCGTGTACCGCCGTGCTGCTGGACCCGGACAGAGCCCACCCCGGCGGTCTCGCGGCGTTCTGTCGTGCGGGCGGTCGCATCGCCGAGACCCTCCCGTCCGGACTCGACCTGGTGATCGACGGGGTCGTCGGGATCGGCGGCCGTGGACCATTGCGGGCGGCGGCCGCCGCGCAGTTCGCCCGTCTGGAACGTGCCGACATCGGGGGACCGGCGATCGTGGCCGTCGACCTCCCGTCCGGAGTCGACGCCGACACCGGCGAGGTCCACGACCCGGCCGTGCAGGCCACCATCACCGTCACGTTCGGCGCTCCCCGAAACGCCCACCTCCTGGCCGCGCCGCAATGCGGTCGGGTCGAGGTGATCGAGATCGGCATCGACGGGCCCGGGCCCTCCGATGGTCCCGCGCCCCGGCTCGCGGCACTCGCCGACGATGACGTCGCGCGGCTGTGGCCGGTCCCCGGCCCCCGCGACGACAAGTACAGCCAGGGCGTGGTCGGGGTGATCGCCGGGTCGGCGCGGTACCCGGGAGCGGCGATCCTGGCGACGGGTGCGGCGGTGAGTGCGACGTCGGGCATGACCCGTTATGTCGGAACGGCCGCCGACGAAGTGGTCTCGCATTTCCCGGAGGTGGTCGCGGCCAGGTCGCTCGACGATGCGGGACGTGTGCAGGCGTGGGTGGTGGGCCCCGGCATGGGAACCGACGACGACGCTCTGGACCTTCTCCGCACGGTGCTGGCGACCGATCTACCGGTGCTCGTCGATGCCGACGGTCTCACTCTGGTCGCAGCTCATCCGGAGCTCGTGGCGGACCGTCCGGCCCCGACGCTGCTGACCCCGCACGCGGGCGAATACGCACGCCTGGCGGGTGACGACGTCGGCGCCGACCGATTGCAGGCAGCCGCAGATCTGGCGGAGAAGTGGCAGGTCACGGTGCTTCTCAAGGGGCGGATCACGCTCGTCGCGGACCCCTCGGGCGACGTGTTCGGCAACGACGCCGGTTCCTCGTGGGCGGCCACGGCCGGGGCCGGTGACGTGCTCTCGGGAATCGCCGGCGCCCTGATGGCGTCGGGGCTCACCCCGTCCCTGGCCGGCGCCGCCGCGGCGCGGGTACACGGGCACGCGGCCGATCTGGCCGCCCGAGGCGCACCGATCGGGGCGTCTGCCCTCCTGGGCGCGGTCCGATCGGCGGTGCGGGCGATCCGCTAG
- the alr gene encoding alanine racemase, with product MTSPALAATIDLDAIAHNVGVVRDAARADVLAVVKADAYGHGVLPVARTALAAGAAELGVAHVDEAVALRAGGISAHITAWLHTPATDFGAAIANDIDIAVSSSRQLAAVVAAAAARSTTATVTVKVDTGLNRSGIAVDEWADFAESLAKAKADGAVSVRAIMCHLARGDEPDHPLNSEQAHRLDLAADDLRRLGAGPEVMHIANSPAALTRPDLARDLVRPGIALYGRTPVPERGDFGLIPAMTLTAQVSLVKKLSAGEGVSYGHTWIAPADTTIAILPAGYADGVPRLLSGRFAVRINGRSFPGVGRICMDQMVVDLGSDGGGVAEGDRAELFGTGRDGGPTAKDWADTIGTIDYEIVSGIGRRAMREYVGGARG from the coding sequence ATGACCTCACCTGCCCTGGCCGCGACCATCGATCTCGACGCGATCGCCCACAATGTCGGCGTGGTGCGCGATGCCGCGCGCGCCGATGTCCTCGCGGTGGTGAAGGCCGATGCCTACGGGCACGGCGTCCTGCCCGTCGCGCGAACTGCGCTGGCGGCAGGCGCCGCCGAACTGGGTGTGGCGCACGTCGACGAGGCGGTCGCGCTGCGGGCCGGCGGGATCAGTGCTCACATCACCGCGTGGCTCCACACTCCCGCCACCGATTTCGGCGCGGCGATCGCCAACGACATCGACATCGCCGTGTCATCGTCGCGTCAGCTGGCCGCGGTCGTCGCCGCGGCGGCGGCCCGGTCCACCACGGCCACGGTGACGGTCAAGGTGGACACCGGGCTCAATCGGAGCGGGATCGCGGTCGACGAGTGGGCCGACTTCGCCGAATCGCTGGCAAAGGCGAAGGCCGACGGTGCCGTGTCGGTCCGGGCGATCATGTGTCACCTCGCTCGTGGTGACGAGCCCGACCATCCGCTGAATTCCGAACAGGCGCATCGTCTCGACCTCGCCGCCGACGACCTGCGCAGGCTCGGCGCCGGACCCGAGGTGATGCACATCGCCAATTCTCCTGCCGCACTGACACGTCCAGACCTTGCGCGCGATCTGGTCCGGCCCGGGATCGCCCTCTACGGGCGGACGCCGGTGCCCGAGCGCGGTGACTTCGGCCTGATTCCCGCGATGACGTTGACCGCCCAGGTCTCGCTGGTCAAGAAACTCTCTGCGGGAGAAGGGGTTTCCTACGGACACACCTGGATCGCGCCTGCCGACACGACCATCGCGATCCTGCCTGCCGGCTACGCCGACGGCGTGCCGCGGCTGCTCTCCGGCAGGTTCGCGGTCCGGATCAACGGACGATCGTTCCCGGGCGTCGGCCGGATCTGCATGGACCAGATGGTCGTCGACCTCGGTTCGGATGGCGGAGGAGTGGCCGAGGGCGACCGGGCGGAGCTGTTCGGCACCGGTCGCGACGGCGGGCCGACCGCCAAGGACTGGGCTGACACGATCGGCACCATCGACTACGAGATCGTCTCGGGTATCGGTCGTCGGGCGATGCGGGAGTACGTCGGGGGCGCCCGTGGATGA
- a CDS encoding alpha/beta fold hydrolase has product MAGVTGVAALGAVAAGGVARNVARRRTANRADPFAGVDFTTIYDDTASTVTTDDGIDLAVRTVITGPAGADPDEIDPELTVIFVHGFSLRMASWHFQRHELAQRWADRSIRMVFFDHRGHGRSGPAPAETCTITRLGDDIGAVIRAAAPTGPLVLVGHSMGGMALMGLARRDPALFAPDGRASGVALVATASRGLTEAGLGEGLSNPLLDAFRLSVRHVPALVRAGRGITRQVLEPVLVAASFGPDFYSPNVGRAVEKMIQNTPIETIVNFLHALENHDESMALPVLARVPSVVVCGNADRLTPLPRSMRMYGELREDSRLVVVEGAGHMVQMERPDVVTQAIVDLVDRARTATPQPRRRRWWRRRVSG; this is encoded by the coding sequence ATGGCCGGGGTCACCGGTGTCGCCGCGCTCGGGGCCGTCGCTGCCGGCGGGGTCGCCCGCAACGTGGCACGCCGTCGGACCGCGAACCGCGCGGATCCGTTTGCGGGCGTGGACTTCACCACGATCTACGACGACACCGCGAGTACGGTCACCACCGACGACGGGATCGATCTCGCGGTCCGCACGGTGATCACCGGCCCGGCGGGAGCCGATCCGGATGAGATCGACCCGGAGCTGACCGTGATCTTCGTCCACGGGTTCAGCCTGCGTATGGCGAGTTGGCATTTCCAGCGTCACGAGTTGGCGCAGCGCTGGGCCGATCGATCCATCCGGATGGTGTTCTTCGATCATCGCGGTCACGGCCGCAGTGGTCCGGCGCCGGCCGAGACCTGCACCATCACCCGCCTCGGCGACGACATCGGCGCGGTGATCCGCGCCGCCGCTCCGACAGGTCCGCTTGTCCTGGTGGGTCATTCGATGGGCGGGATGGCGTTGATGGGACTGGCGCGGCGCGACCCGGCACTCTTCGCCCCCGATGGCCGGGCCAGTGGCGTCGCCCTGGTGGCGACGGCCTCGCGCGGTCTGACCGAGGCCGGCCTCGGCGAAGGACTGTCGAACCCACTGCTCGACGCGTTCCGGCTGTCCGTCCGTCATGTCCCGGCTCTGGTGCGGGCCGGCCGCGGGATCACCCGTCAGGTGTTGGAACCCGTACTGGTCGCGGCGAGCTTCGGTCCCGACTTCTACAGCCCGAACGTGGGGCGTGCCGTCGAGAAGATGATCCAGAACACGCCCATCGAGACCATCGTGAACTTCCTGCACGCCCTGGAGAACCACGACGAATCCATGGCACTGCCGGTCCTCGCCCGGGTGCCGTCGGTGGTGGTGTGCGGCAACGCGGATCGGCTGACGCCCTTGCCCAGATCGATGCGGATGTACGGGGAACTCAGAGAGGACTCGCGACTCGTCGTGGTCGAGGGGGCAGGTCACATGGTGCAGATGGAGAGGCCGGACGTGGTGACCCAGGCGATCGTCGACCTGGTGGATCGTGCGCGGACGGCGACGCCGCAGCCGCGCCGTCGCCGGTGGTGGCGAAGGAGGGTGTCGGGATGA
- the tsaE gene encoding tRNA (adenosine(37)-N6)-threonylcarbamoyltransferase complex ATPase subunit type 1 TsaE, with protein sequence MSGPVEAGAAGARTLAEVADTEDLGRELAATLRAGDLVILDGPLGAGKTAMARGIGAGLQILGRVSSPTFIIAREHRPSRPGLPGMIHVDAYRLGGLDELDALDLDSDLTGAVIVVEWGEGVAERLADRHLRVRLRREPESDVRRAEWEWVDH encoded by the coding sequence ATGAGCGGACCCGTGGAGGCAGGTGCGGCAGGCGCGCGAACGCTGGCCGAGGTCGCCGACACCGAAGATCTGGGACGGGAACTGGCCGCCACCCTGCGAGCCGGGGACCTGGTGATCCTCGACGGCCCGCTGGGCGCAGGCAAGACGGCGATGGCCAGGGGTATCGGGGCCGGGCTGCAGATTCTCGGTAGGGTGTCGTCGCCGACGTTCATCATCGCGCGTGAGCATCGGCCGTCACGGCCGGGACTGCCCGGCATGATCCACGTCGACGCCTACCGGCTCGGCGGCCTCGACGAGCTCGATGCGCTGGACCTCGATTCCGACCTGACGGGGGCGGTGATCGTGGTGGAGTGGGGTGAGGGAGTCGCCGAGCGTCTCGCCGATCGGCACCTGCGGGTGCGCCTGCGGCGGGAGCCCGAATCGGATGTCCGTCGCGCCGAATGGGAATGGGTGGATCACTGA
- the tsaB gene encoding tRNA (adenosine(37)-N6)-threonylcarbamoyltransferase complex dimerization subunit type 1 TsaB produces the protein MWVLAIDTATDSVVTGVACLRPDDSGAPEVAAERVVSDGRRHAEVLTTLIAEVLTESGVARTDLAAVVVGCGPGPFTGLRVGMATGAAFADALGLPAYGVCSLDAVAGQELMDGAADGSMLVVTDARRREVYWARYVDGRRVSGPEVVAPARLVDDLASTPIDLVAGSPAHAELFGRAVGTATVPSVAGLVAAASDELRTGAHPEPLVPLYLRRPDAVESKGRRLSAGQNTEVRR, from the coding sequence ATGTGGGTATTGGCCATCGACACCGCGACCGACTCGGTGGTGACCGGCGTCGCGTGCCTGCGCCCCGACGACAGTGGTGCGCCCGAGGTGGCGGCCGAGCGCGTCGTGTCGGACGGGCGCCGGCATGCCGAGGTGCTCACCACACTCATCGCCGAGGTCCTGACGGAATCGGGAGTCGCGCGCACCGATCTCGCCGCAGTGGTCGTCGGGTGCGGGCCGGGCCCCTTCACCGGATTGCGTGTGGGCATGGCGACCGGGGCGGCCTTCGCCGACGCGCTGGGGCTGCCCGCGTACGGCGTGTGTTCGCTGGACGCGGTCGCCGGACAGGAGCTCATGGACGGGGCGGCTGACGGCTCGATGCTCGTGGTCACCGATGCCCGACGTCGGGAGGTCTATTGGGCCCGGTATGTCGACGGGAGACGTGTGAGTGGGCCGGAGGTCGTCGCGCCTGCCCGGCTCGTCGACGACCTCGCCTCGACGCCCATCGATCTCGTGGCCGGATCACCGGCGCACGCCGAGCTCTTCGGCCGCGCTGTCGGGACCGCGACGGTACCGTCGGTGGCCGGTCTCGTGGCGGCCGCGTCCGACGAGCTGCGTACCGGAGCGCATCCGGAACCACTGGTGCCGCTCTATCTCCGGCGCCCGGACGCCGTGGAGTCCAAGGGCCGTCGGCTATCGGCGGGACAGAACACGGAGGTGCGACGATGA
- the rimI gene encoding ribosomal protein S18-alanine N-acetyltransferase produces the protein MTTSELLIDDLDYSDIPRCAALEKEMFADDSPWPATAFRAELNAPYNRYFAARERPGGDVVGYAGVSTLGSAGSFECEVHTIAVAPSHRGRGYGRALLVAMLDVADDCGAPVFLEVRTDNDTAIDLYARHGFVRSGIRRNYYQPSGADAYTMIRPATPESATPESGSTP, from the coding sequence ATGACGACGTCGGAGCTGCTGATCGACGACCTCGACTACTCGGACATCCCCCGCTGCGCCGCGCTGGAGAAGGAGATGTTCGCCGACGATTCACCCTGGCCCGCAACGGCTTTCCGAGCCGAGCTCAACGCCCCGTACAACCGGTACTTCGCGGCCCGCGAACGGCCCGGCGGAGACGTCGTGGGCTACGCGGGAGTCTCGACACTGGGGTCGGCCGGCTCGTTCGAATGCGAGGTCCACACAATCGCCGTCGCGCCGTCGCATCGCGGACGGGGTTACGGACGCGCGTTGCTGGTGGCGATGCTCGACGTCGCCGACGATTGTGGCGCGCCGGTTTTCCTCGAGGTGCGCACCGACAACGACACCGCGATCGACCTCTACGCGCGACACGGGTTCGTCCGGTCGGGCATCCGCCGCAATTACTATCAACCGTCGGGTGCCGACGCGTACACGATGATCCGACCGGCCACGCCGGAGTCAGCCACGCCGGAGTCAGGGAGTACCCCATGA
- the tsaD gene encoding tRNA (adenosine(37)-N6)-threonylcarbamoyltransferase complex transferase subunit TsaD, producing MIVMGIESSCDETGVGIVRWDPDGVGDGGKGTAALLADEVASSVDEHARFGGVVPEIASRAHLEAIVPTMQRAREVAGIDRPDAIAVTIGPGLAGALLVGVAAAKAYALAWDVPLFAMNHLGGHVAVDTLEHGPMPECVALLVSGGHTHLLHVTDLASPITELGTTVDDAAGEAFDKVARLLDLGFPGGPALDRAAAEGDPSAVAFPRGMTGPRDARYDFSFSGLKTAVARHVEKCDRDGVEVPIADVAASFQEAVADVLTMKALRACTDLDVDTLVLGGGATANSRIRSLAQERCEAAGITLRVPRPRLCTDNGVMIATLGAHVIAGGAQPSPLTVATDPGMSVQVSQL from the coding sequence ATGATCGTGATGGGAATCGAGAGCTCGTGTGACGAGACCGGAGTCGGGATCGTCCGGTGGGATCCGGACGGCGTCGGCGACGGCGGGAAGGGCACTGCGGCACTGCTCGCCGACGAGGTCGCGTCCAGTGTCGATGAGCATGCCCGGTTCGGCGGCGTGGTCCCCGAGATCGCGTCACGAGCACACCTCGAGGCGATCGTGCCGACCATGCAGCGTGCCCGAGAAGTTGCCGGAATCGACCGCCCCGATGCGATCGCGGTGACGATCGGCCCGGGTCTGGCCGGCGCTCTGCTGGTCGGTGTCGCGGCCGCGAAGGCCTACGCATTGGCCTGGGACGTCCCACTCTTCGCCATGAATCACCTGGGCGGTCATGTCGCGGTCGACACGCTGGAGCACGGGCCGATGCCGGAGTGCGTCGCCCTCCTGGTCTCCGGTGGCCACACCCACCTGCTGCACGTGACGGACCTGGCGTCGCCGATCACCGAACTCGGGACCACGGTCGACGACGCGGCGGGGGAGGCATTCGACAAGGTGGCGCGCCTTCTCGATCTCGGATTCCCGGGCGGTCCGGCGCTGGATCGTGCTGCAGCCGAGGGTGATCCGAGTGCGGTCGCGTTCCCACGCGGGATGACCGGACCTCGTGACGCGCGCTACGACTTCTCGTTCAGTGGTCTCAAGACGGCGGTGGCACGCCACGTCGAGAAATGCGATCGCGACGGCGTCGAGGTGCCGATCGCCGACGTCGCCGCGTCGTTCCAGGAGGCGGTTGCCGACGTCCTGACGATGAAGGCGCTCCGTGCCTGCACGGACCTCGACGTCGACACCCTGGTGCTCGGCGGTGGTGCCACCGCGAACTCTCGCATTCGATCGCTGGCACAGGAAAGGTGCGAGGCGGCGGGCATCACCCTACGGGTGCCCCGGCCTCGCCTCTGCACCGACAACGGAGTGATGATCGCGACGCTGGGCGCGCATGTCATCGCGGGGGGAGCCCAGCCGTCCCCGCTGACCGTCGCCACCGACCCGGGGATGTCGGTGCAGGTCAGTCAGCTCTGA
- a CDS encoding MarR family winged helix-turn-helix transcriptional regulator has product MTEGTDQDALAAAWHDLSVRYHRVSCALDRELQANHKISASEFEVLELLWAADEHSLRMSELAEHVHLSQSALSRVVARLEKDGLASRTMCESDRRSVFAQLTESGEDRYRRARPTQRAVLADHSLGCRELLQRQS; this is encoded by the coding sequence ATGACCGAGGGAACCGATCAGGATGCGCTGGCCGCGGCCTGGCATGACCTGTCGGTTCGGTATCACCGGGTCTCCTGCGCCCTCGACCGTGAACTGCAGGCCAATCACAAGATCTCCGCCAGTGAGTTCGAGGTCCTCGAATTGCTCTGGGCAGCAGATGAACACAGTCTGCGGATGAGCGAGCTCGCCGAGCACGTCCATCTCAGCCAGAGCGCTCTGTCACGCGTGGTCGCGCGCCTGGAGAAGGACGGGCTCGCGAGCAGGACGATGTGTGAGTCGGATCGACGGTCGGTGTTCGCCCAGCTCACCGAGAGCGGCGAGGACCGCTACCGGCGCGCGCGCCCGACCCAGCGGGCGGTACTGGCCGACCACTCACTGGGCTGCCGCGAACTGTTGCAGCGTCAGAGCTGA